In Athene noctua chromosome 7, bAthNoc1.hap1.1, whole genome shotgun sequence, the following proteins share a genomic window:
- the ZNF148 gene encoding zinc finger protein 148 isoform X2, with the protein MNIEDKLGGLFLKCGGIDQMQSSRAMVGMGAVSDQSGVSGERQEAVLQDRTMAHQEILATDEVLQESELRQQEMISHDELMVHEETVKNDDDMDTQDRLPQGLQYAVNVPISVKQEITFTDASEQQKRDKKQIREPVDLQKKKKRKQRSPAKILTINEDGSLGVKTHKSHVCEHCNAAFRTNYHLQRHVFIHTGEKPFRCDECGMRFIQKYHMERHKRTHSGEKPYQCEYCLQYFSRTDRVLKHKRMCHENRDKKPNRSATKVGFLPSEEDSGFSTPMKDSSLPKKKRQKTEKIKSGDRECTDKSEQKKDKNDYLPLYSSSTKVKDEYMVAEYAVEMPHSSVSGTHLEEANSGEIHPPKLVLKKVNSKRSLKQPLEQSQTISPLSTYEDNKVSKYAFDLVDKQSLLDSEGNADIDQVDTLQEGPSKPVHSSTNYDDAMQFLKKKRYLQATSNNSREYALNVSTIASQPSVTQAAVASVIDETATASILDTQALNVEIKGNHDKNVIPDEVLQTLLDHYSHKANGQHEISFSVADTEVTSSISINSSEVSEVTQSETVGTSSQASSSDKASMLQEYSKFLQQALDRTSQNDAYLNNPSLNFVTDNQTLTTQPAFPSMEKVYTSIPVNSFRSGMNSPLRTTPDKSHFGLMVGDSQHPFPFSGDEANHSSSSSTQDFLDQVTSQKKAEAQPVHQAYQISSFEQPFRAQYHGARAGISSQFSTANGQVNLRGPGTSADFPEFPLVNVNDSRAGMTSSPDATTGQTFG; encoded by the exons ATGAACATTGAAGACAAGCTGGGAGGATTATTTCTTAAATGTGGTGGCATAGACCAGATGCAGTCATCCAGGGCTATGGTAGGGATGGGTGCAGTATCTGACCAGTCTGGAGTATCGGGAGAACGGCAAGAGGCAGTGCTTCAAGATCGGACTATGGCGCACCAAGAAATTCTTGCAACAGATGAAGTGTTACAAGAAAGTGAACTTCGACAGCAAGAGATGATTTCACATGATGAACTCATGGTCCATGAGGAGACGGTAAAAAATGATGATGACATGGATACGCAAGATAGACTTCCTCAAGGGCTGCAGTATGCTGTTAATGTCCCT ATCAGTGTAAAGCAAGAAATTACCTTTACTGATGCATCTGAACAACAGAAACGAGACAAAAAACAAATACGAGAGCCAGTAGatttgcagaaaaagaagaaaagaaaacagcgTTCACCAGCAAAA aTCCTTACAATAAATGAGGATGGATCACTTGGTGTGAAAACCCACAAATCTCATGTTTGTGAGCATTGCAATGCTGCCTTTAGAACCAACTACCATTTACAGAGACATGTCTTCATTCATACAG GTGAAAAGCCATTTCGTTGTGATGAATGTGGTATGAGGTTTATTCAGAAGTATCACATGGAAAGGCACAAAAGAACTCACAGTGGAGAGAAGCCTTACCAGTGTGAATATTGTTTGCAG tatttctccaGGACTGATCGTGTGCTGAAACATAAACGTATGTGCCATGAGAACCGTGACAAGAAACCGAACAGAAGTGCCACCAAAGTTGGCTTTTTGCCATCAGAGGAGGATTCTGGTTTCTCTACGCCTATGAAAGACAGCTCCTTGCcaaagaagaaaaggcagaaaacagagaAGATAAAATCTGGGGATAGGGAATGTACAGATAAGTCagaacagaagaaggacaaaaatGACTATTTGCCTTTGTACTCTTCTAGTACTAAAGTAAAAGATGAATACATGGTAGCGGAATATGCTGTTGAGATGCCACATTCTTCGGTCAGTGGAACGCACTTAGAAGAAGCAAATTCTGGAGAAATACACCCACCTAAGCTCGTTCTCAAAAAAGTTAACAGCAAGAGGAGTCTGAAACAGCCACTTGAGCAAAGTCAAACCATTTCACCTTTATCTACGTATGAAGACAACAAGGTCTCAAAGTATGCCTTTGATCTTGTGGATAAGCAAAGTTTACTGGACTCTGAAGGTAATGCTGACATTGATCAAGTTGACACATTACAGGAAGGGCCCAGTAAACCTGTACACAGCAGCACTAATTATGATGATGCaatgcagtttttaaagaaaaagaggtATCTACAAGCAACTAGTAATAACAGTAGAGAATATGCCTTGAATGTAAGTACCATAGCATCTCAACCTTCAGTAACACAGGCAGCTGTGGCCAGCGTCATTGATGAAACTGCTACAGCCTCAATATTAGATACCCAGGCACTGAACGTTGAAATTAAAGGTAACCATGACAAAAATGTCATTCCAGATGAGGTACTGCAAACTCTGTTAGATCATTATTCACACAAGGCTAATGGACAACATGAGATATCTTTCAGTGTGGCTGACACTGAGGTGACCTCCAGTATATCAATCAATTCTTCTGAAGTATCTGAGGTCACCCAATCTGAGACAGTTGGAACAAGCTCTCAAGCTTCTTCATCAGATAAAGCTAGTATGTTACAAGAATATTCAAAGTTTTTACAACAAGCTTTGGACAGAACTAGCCAAAATGATGCCTATTTGAACAACCCGAGCCTTAATTTTGTGACTGATAACCAGACTCTTACAACCCAGCCAGCATTTCCTTCCATGGAGAAGGTCTACACATCTATACCCGTCAATAGCTTTCGATCGGGAATGAACTCTCCATTAAGAACAACTCCAGACAAGTCTCATTTTGGACTAATGGTTGGTGATTCGCAGCACCCTTTTCCCTTTTCAGGTGATGAGGCAAAtcattcttcttcctcctctacACAGGACTTCTTGGATCAAGTAACTTCTCAGAAGAAAGCAGAGGCACAGCCCGTTCATCAAGCATATCAAATTAGCTCCTTTGAGCAGCCCTTTAGAGCTCAGTACCATGGGGCAAGAGCTGGAATATCATCTCAGTTTAGCACTGCCAATGGACAGGTGAACCTTCGGGGACCAGGGACAAGTGCTGATTTCCCAGAATTTCCCTTGGTGAATGTAAATGATAGCAGAGCTGGGATGACTTCATCACCTGATGCCACAACGGGCCAGACTTTTGGCTAA
- the ZNF148 gene encoding zinc finger protein 148 isoform X1: MNIEDKLGGLFLKCGGIDQMQSSRAMVGMGAVSDQSGVSGERQEAVLQDRTMAHQEILATDEVLQESELRQQEMISHDELMVHEETVKNDDDMDTQDRLPQGLQYAVNVPISVKQEITFTDASEQQKRDKKQIREPVDLQKKKKRKQRSPAKILTINEDGSLGVKTHKSHVCEHCNAAFRTNYHLQRHVFIHTGEKPFQCSQCDMRFIQKYLLQRHEKIHTGEKPFRCDECGMRFIQKYHMERHKRTHSGEKPYQCEYCLQYFSRTDRVLKHKRMCHENRDKKPNRSATKVGFLPSEEDSGFSTPMKDSSLPKKKRQKTEKIKSGDRECTDKSEQKKDKNDYLPLYSSSTKVKDEYMVAEYAVEMPHSSVSGTHLEEANSGEIHPPKLVLKKVNSKRSLKQPLEQSQTISPLSTYEDNKVSKYAFDLVDKQSLLDSEGNADIDQVDTLQEGPSKPVHSSTNYDDAMQFLKKKRYLQATSNNSREYALNVSTIASQPSVTQAAVASVIDETATASILDTQALNVEIKGNHDKNVIPDEVLQTLLDHYSHKANGQHEISFSVADTEVTSSISINSSEVSEVTQSETVGTSSQASSSDKASMLQEYSKFLQQALDRTSQNDAYLNNPSLNFVTDNQTLTTQPAFPSMEKVYTSIPVNSFRSGMNSPLRTTPDKSHFGLMVGDSQHPFPFSGDEANHSSSSSTQDFLDQVTSQKKAEAQPVHQAYQISSFEQPFRAQYHGARAGISSQFSTANGQVNLRGPGTSADFPEFPLVNVNDSRAGMTSSPDATTGQTFG; this comes from the exons ATGAACATTGAAGACAAGCTGGGAGGATTATTTCTTAAATGTGGTGGCATAGACCAGATGCAGTCATCCAGGGCTATGGTAGGGATGGGTGCAGTATCTGACCAGTCTGGAGTATCGGGAGAACGGCAAGAGGCAGTGCTTCAAGATCGGACTATGGCGCACCAAGAAATTCTTGCAACAGATGAAGTGTTACAAGAAAGTGAACTTCGACAGCAAGAGATGATTTCACATGATGAACTCATGGTCCATGAGGAGACGGTAAAAAATGATGATGACATGGATACGCAAGATAGACTTCCTCAAGGGCTGCAGTATGCTGTTAATGTCCCT ATCAGTGTAAAGCAAGAAATTACCTTTACTGATGCATCTGAACAACAGAAACGAGACAAAAAACAAATACGAGAGCCAGTAGatttgcagaaaaagaagaaaagaaaacagcgTTCACCAGCAAAA aTCCTTACAATAAATGAGGATGGATCACTTGGTGTGAAAACCCACAAATCTCATGTTTGTGAGCATTGCAATGCTGCCTTTAGAACCAACTACCATTTACAGAGACATGTCTTCATTCATACAG GTGAAAAACCATTTCAGTGCAGTCAGTGCGACATGCGTTTCATACAGAAGTACCTGCTACAGAGGCATGAGAAGATTCATACTG GTGAAAAGCCATTTCGTTGTGATGAATGTGGTATGAGGTTTATTCAGAAGTATCACATGGAAAGGCACAAAAGAACTCACAGTGGAGAGAAGCCTTACCAGTGTGAATATTGTTTGCAG tatttctccaGGACTGATCGTGTGCTGAAACATAAACGTATGTGCCATGAGAACCGTGACAAGAAACCGAACAGAAGTGCCACCAAAGTTGGCTTTTTGCCATCAGAGGAGGATTCTGGTTTCTCTACGCCTATGAAAGACAGCTCCTTGCcaaagaagaaaaggcagaaaacagagaAGATAAAATCTGGGGATAGGGAATGTACAGATAAGTCagaacagaagaaggacaaaaatGACTATTTGCCTTTGTACTCTTCTAGTACTAAAGTAAAAGATGAATACATGGTAGCGGAATATGCTGTTGAGATGCCACATTCTTCGGTCAGTGGAACGCACTTAGAAGAAGCAAATTCTGGAGAAATACACCCACCTAAGCTCGTTCTCAAAAAAGTTAACAGCAAGAGGAGTCTGAAACAGCCACTTGAGCAAAGTCAAACCATTTCACCTTTATCTACGTATGAAGACAACAAGGTCTCAAAGTATGCCTTTGATCTTGTGGATAAGCAAAGTTTACTGGACTCTGAAGGTAATGCTGACATTGATCAAGTTGACACATTACAGGAAGGGCCCAGTAAACCTGTACACAGCAGCACTAATTATGATGATGCaatgcagtttttaaagaaaaagaggtATCTACAAGCAACTAGTAATAACAGTAGAGAATATGCCTTGAATGTAAGTACCATAGCATCTCAACCTTCAGTAACACAGGCAGCTGTGGCCAGCGTCATTGATGAAACTGCTACAGCCTCAATATTAGATACCCAGGCACTGAACGTTGAAATTAAAGGTAACCATGACAAAAATGTCATTCCAGATGAGGTACTGCAAACTCTGTTAGATCATTATTCACACAAGGCTAATGGACAACATGAGATATCTTTCAGTGTGGCTGACACTGAGGTGACCTCCAGTATATCAATCAATTCTTCTGAAGTATCTGAGGTCACCCAATCTGAGACAGTTGGAACAAGCTCTCAAGCTTCTTCATCAGATAAAGCTAGTATGTTACAAGAATATTCAAAGTTTTTACAACAAGCTTTGGACAGAACTAGCCAAAATGATGCCTATTTGAACAACCCGAGCCTTAATTTTGTGACTGATAACCAGACTCTTACAACCCAGCCAGCATTTCCTTCCATGGAGAAGGTCTACACATCTATACCCGTCAATAGCTTTCGATCGGGAATGAACTCTCCATTAAGAACAACTCCAGACAAGTCTCATTTTGGACTAATGGTTGGTGATTCGCAGCACCCTTTTCCCTTTTCAGGTGATGAGGCAAAtcattcttcttcctcctctacACAGGACTTCTTGGATCAAGTAACTTCTCAGAAGAAAGCAGAGGCACAGCCCGTTCATCAAGCATATCAAATTAGCTCCTTTGAGCAGCCCTTTAGAGCTCAGTACCATGGGGCAAGAGCTGGAATATCATCTCAGTTTAGCACTGCCAATGGACAGGTGAACCTTCGGGGACCAGGGACAAGTGCTGATTTCCCAGAATTTCCCTTGGTGAATGTAAATGATAGCAGAGCTGGGATGACTTCATCACCTGATGCCACAACGGGCCAGACTTTTGGCTAA
- the ZNF148 gene encoding zinc finger protein 148 isoform X3: MNIEDKLGGLFLKCGGIDQMQSSRAMVGMGAVSDQSGVSGERQEAVLQDRTMAHQEILATDEVLQESELRQQEMISHDELMVHEETVKNDDDMDTQDRLPQGLQYAVNVPILTINEDGSLGVKTHKSHVCEHCNAAFRTNYHLQRHVFIHTGEKPFQCSQCDMRFIQKYLLQRHEKIHTGEKPFRCDECGMRFIQKYHMERHKRTHSGEKPYQCEYCLQYFSRTDRVLKHKRMCHENRDKKPNRSATKVGFLPSEEDSGFSTPMKDSSLPKKKRQKTEKIKSGDRECTDKSEQKKDKNDYLPLYSSSTKVKDEYMVAEYAVEMPHSSVSGTHLEEANSGEIHPPKLVLKKVNSKRSLKQPLEQSQTISPLSTYEDNKVSKYAFDLVDKQSLLDSEGNADIDQVDTLQEGPSKPVHSSTNYDDAMQFLKKKRYLQATSNNSREYALNVSTIASQPSVTQAAVASVIDETATASILDTQALNVEIKGNHDKNVIPDEVLQTLLDHYSHKANGQHEISFSVADTEVTSSISINSSEVSEVTQSETVGTSSQASSSDKASMLQEYSKFLQQALDRTSQNDAYLNNPSLNFVTDNQTLTTQPAFPSMEKVYTSIPVNSFRSGMNSPLRTTPDKSHFGLMVGDSQHPFPFSGDEANHSSSSSTQDFLDQVTSQKKAEAQPVHQAYQISSFEQPFRAQYHGARAGISSQFSTANGQVNLRGPGTSADFPEFPLVNVNDSRAGMTSSPDATTGQTFG; encoded by the exons ATGAACATTGAAGACAAGCTGGGAGGATTATTTCTTAAATGTGGTGGCATAGACCAGATGCAGTCATCCAGGGCTATGGTAGGGATGGGTGCAGTATCTGACCAGTCTGGAGTATCGGGAGAACGGCAAGAGGCAGTGCTTCAAGATCGGACTATGGCGCACCAAGAAATTCTTGCAACAGATGAAGTGTTACAAGAAAGTGAACTTCGACAGCAAGAGATGATTTCACATGATGAACTCATGGTCCATGAGGAGACGGTAAAAAATGATGATGACATGGATACGCAAGATAGACTTCCTCAAGGGCTGCAGTATGCTGTTAATGTCCCT aTCCTTACAATAAATGAGGATGGATCACTTGGTGTGAAAACCCACAAATCTCATGTTTGTGAGCATTGCAATGCTGCCTTTAGAACCAACTACCATTTACAGAGACATGTCTTCATTCATACAG GTGAAAAACCATTTCAGTGCAGTCAGTGCGACATGCGTTTCATACAGAAGTACCTGCTACAGAGGCATGAGAAGATTCATACTG GTGAAAAGCCATTTCGTTGTGATGAATGTGGTATGAGGTTTATTCAGAAGTATCACATGGAAAGGCACAAAAGAACTCACAGTGGAGAGAAGCCTTACCAGTGTGAATATTGTTTGCAG tatttctccaGGACTGATCGTGTGCTGAAACATAAACGTATGTGCCATGAGAACCGTGACAAGAAACCGAACAGAAGTGCCACCAAAGTTGGCTTTTTGCCATCAGAGGAGGATTCTGGTTTCTCTACGCCTATGAAAGACAGCTCCTTGCcaaagaagaaaaggcagaaaacagagaAGATAAAATCTGGGGATAGGGAATGTACAGATAAGTCagaacagaagaaggacaaaaatGACTATTTGCCTTTGTACTCTTCTAGTACTAAAGTAAAAGATGAATACATGGTAGCGGAATATGCTGTTGAGATGCCACATTCTTCGGTCAGTGGAACGCACTTAGAAGAAGCAAATTCTGGAGAAATACACCCACCTAAGCTCGTTCTCAAAAAAGTTAACAGCAAGAGGAGTCTGAAACAGCCACTTGAGCAAAGTCAAACCATTTCACCTTTATCTACGTATGAAGACAACAAGGTCTCAAAGTATGCCTTTGATCTTGTGGATAAGCAAAGTTTACTGGACTCTGAAGGTAATGCTGACATTGATCAAGTTGACACATTACAGGAAGGGCCCAGTAAACCTGTACACAGCAGCACTAATTATGATGATGCaatgcagtttttaaagaaaaagaggtATCTACAAGCAACTAGTAATAACAGTAGAGAATATGCCTTGAATGTAAGTACCATAGCATCTCAACCTTCAGTAACACAGGCAGCTGTGGCCAGCGTCATTGATGAAACTGCTACAGCCTCAATATTAGATACCCAGGCACTGAACGTTGAAATTAAAGGTAACCATGACAAAAATGTCATTCCAGATGAGGTACTGCAAACTCTGTTAGATCATTATTCACACAAGGCTAATGGACAACATGAGATATCTTTCAGTGTGGCTGACACTGAGGTGACCTCCAGTATATCAATCAATTCTTCTGAAGTATCTGAGGTCACCCAATCTGAGACAGTTGGAACAAGCTCTCAAGCTTCTTCATCAGATAAAGCTAGTATGTTACAAGAATATTCAAAGTTTTTACAACAAGCTTTGGACAGAACTAGCCAAAATGATGCCTATTTGAACAACCCGAGCCTTAATTTTGTGACTGATAACCAGACTCTTACAACCCAGCCAGCATTTCCTTCCATGGAGAAGGTCTACACATCTATACCCGTCAATAGCTTTCGATCGGGAATGAACTCTCCATTAAGAACAACTCCAGACAAGTCTCATTTTGGACTAATGGTTGGTGATTCGCAGCACCCTTTTCCCTTTTCAGGTGATGAGGCAAAtcattcttcttcctcctctacACAGGACTTCTTGGATCAAGTAACTTCTCAGAAGAAAGCAGAGGCACAGCCCGTTCATCAAGCATATCAAATTAGCTCCTTTGAGCAGCCCTTTAGAGCTCAGTACCATGGGGCAAGAGCTGGAATATCATCTCAGTTTAGCACTGCCAATGGACAGGTGAACCTTCGGGGACCAGGGACAAGTGCTGATTTCCCAGAATTTCCCTTGGTGAATGTAAATGATAGCAGAGCTGGGATGACTTCATCACCTGATGCCACAACGGGCCAGACTTTTGGCTAA